ATTTTTAAAGACAGTATTTAGCAAGTCTTTGTATAGTAATATGTTCCACGGATTAGTTTGAATTATGTATTTCTAATTAAATCTTCCATTTTTTCTATAAACTCTTTTGTTAACTTTATCCATTCCTCAACTTGTTCTTTTTCAAAGCTAACAAAAGGTTTATAATCTCCCTCTTCTCTTGCTTCAAATAGTTCATCATAAAGTTTTCCATAAATTTTGTTTGTTTTATCTTTTTAACTAATTCTTTATGGAAGTTTGCTCTTAATCCAGAATGCTTTTTAAAATACTTATCTTTTTGAAAGAAATAAGCATTTGTAATATAAAAAATGGCATAGTATAGACGGTTTACTGCTAAATCTAAATATCCCTGTTGATACTCTAAAATTGCAGATTTTAAGCTTTTACGGGACTTCTCTATCCAATAATCAATTATCTTTTCTTTCAAACGACCAATCCCTTCTTTTTAACTTCTTGGAATAAAGGCATTGTCGGATACTTAATCCATTCTTCCTTTGAAACAACAATTGGACTTATATTGGTATCATATTTCCAATTTATTTCTGTAATTTTGTTGATGATTTTTTTCTTTACTTTCCAATTCAAATTTGGAACTATTATTAGTAAATCTAAATCGCTTTCTTGCGTAGATTCTCCATAGGCTTTTGAGCCATAAACAAAGACTTTACTTTCTCCAAAAGTCTGATTTATGAAATTCTTAATTTCTCTTAGTGCTTTCTTTTCTCTATTTGTAAGACTATGTTTAACGAACTCTTTCATAGGAATTGTTTATAGGATTTATTTGCTCATTTAAAATATAAAGTATATTTCCCAATAAAACAAGCAAATATCAATTATTTCTCCTATAATAAATTTATCTGCCAATTCTTTCTTCCTCTAAGGATATATCTTCATTTCTTATTCTATCTACATACTCTATTCCTGTTTCTTTAATATCCTTAAAATCTCCTGCAGTGGAAAGAGCTTTTTCTATTTTTTTCTTTTTTATGTACTCAGAGAGAGACTCTTTGACTATTTCACTAAAATTTTGAGATAAGTTCTCTGCTTCTTTGTATAACTCTTCTGGTAATGAAATTGTTTTCTTTATGGTTGCCATTGTTATATCTCTTGGTATGAAATAAAGTTCATGCTACAAAATATACTCAATTAAGTATATTAAGACAAGTCTTCTCAATCTAATATTTGGAACAATTGTTTTCTACTAAATTCAAAGCTATGGATAAAGTTAGTGAATTAAAAGAATTCAAGAAATTTCATAAAATTTTTGCGGCTGCCGCTTCGCTAAAAAACCTTACAGCGAACAACCTTACTGCCAATAAAACCTTACAGCTTACCATGCCTGTGGCGGTTAGGTTGTTTGCATTTAGGTTGCAGAGGCTTTTAGGTTGTCTGGCTTTTAGGTTTAAACAGAACTAAAATATTTATATGAATAAATGGGAAAAGTATTTTCTTAGGTTT
The sequence above is a segment of the Persephonella sp. genome. Coding sequences within it:
- a CDS encoding HEPN domain-containing protein, producing the protein MKEKIIDYWIEKSRKSLKSAILEYQQGYLDLAVNRLYYAIFYITNAYFFQKDKYFKKHSGLRANFHKELVKKIKQTKFMENFMMNYLKQEKREIINLLLALKKNKLRNG
- a CDS encoding nucleotidyltransferase domain-containing protein, with translation MKEFVKHSLTNREKKALREIKNFINQTFGESKVFVYGSKAYGESTQESDLDLLIIVPNLNWKVKKKIINKITEINWKYDTNISPIVVSKEEWIKYPTMPLFQEVKKKGLVV
- a CDS encoding type II toxin-antitoxin system CcdA family antitoxin, whose translation is MATIKKTISLPEELYKEAENLSQNFSEIVKESLSEYIKKKKIEKALSTAGDFKDIKETGIEYVDRIRNEDISLEEERIGR